The sequence AACTGCCGCCACTGGATTCCAGCCCTATGGACATGGCGTATTATCCCGTAATGTATCCTTATGTTGTGAGAGTAAAAGGAGAACCAGGCGCCCTCGTGGCCCGCGTGATCTACAGCCGGCCACAGAAGAAGGGAAGAAAGATCTTTGGCGATCTGGAACCATACGGTGAACTCTATCGCCTGGGTGCGAACGAAGCTACTGAAGTGGAATTCTACCGCCCGGTTTCAATCGGTGGCAAACTGGTGCCAAAAGGTCGCTACACCATGTATGCCATTCCCAACGAAACAAAATGGACCATCATCATCAACAGAGATAGTGACATCTGGGGAGCATTCAAATACAGCGAAGCAAAAGATGTAGTAAGGATCGATGTACCAGTGACCAAAATGGATACCCCGGTAGAACCTTTTACCATGGTATTTGAGAAAGCTGATTACGGTGCTAACCTGATTATAGCATGGGATGTAGTGAGTGTGAGCCTGCCTGTGAAGTTTAGCAATGCTGCTCCTGTAAAAAAATAAAAGGCGGTAAGAATACCGCCCACGAATTTTAACCATATCCTATGAAAAACCTGAACCGAAATTAGACGGAAATACTGCGGGAATACTACGGTATCCGCTTAACGTATAAATTTAGTTCGTGAACGTAGCGAATTCATCCGTGTAAATGATTCAGATGGCTGTTTTTGATTATATGGCTTTTTGGTATACGTAGTTCTACGCATTTTGCCGTTTGTGGGATGTACTGAGGATCGTTACCTTTGGTCCTTTCCTAATAAACTACAAAATCTTACAGGCATGAAGCTGGGAACTAAACTCATTCACGCGGGAGTAACGCCGGATCCGTCTACCGGCGCCATTATGACCCCCATATTTCAGACCTCCACTTATGTTCAAAGCGCCCCCGGCCAACACAAAGGATATGAGTATGCCCGTACCCAGAACCCAACCCGTGACGCCCTGCAAAATGCACTGGCAGCCATAGAAAATGGGAAATTCGGTATCTCCTTCGGTAGTGGCCTGGCCGCTACTGATGCAGTCATGAAACTCCTGAACCCCGGTGATGAAGTCATTGCCAGCAATGATCTTTATGGTGGCACTTACCGCATCTTCACAAAAATATTTGAGCGCTATGGCATCAAATTCCATTTCATAGGTATGCAGGATGCGCAGAACATCCGTAATTATGTCAATGCCAATACAAAGCTGATCTGGATAGAAACACCTACCAATCCGCTGCTCAACATCATTGACATTGCCGCCTGTGCACAAATTGCCGGCGAACATAAAATACTGCTGGCGGTAGATAATACCTTCGCCTCTCCATACCTCCAGAATCCACTGGATCTGGGTGCGAACATCGTTGTACACTCTGCGACCAAATACCTGGGGGGCCACAGCGATGTGGTGCATGGCGCCATCATCGTGAAAGATGAAGACCTGGCCAAACAGCTATATTTCATTCAAAACAGTTGCGGAGCAGTACCTGGTCCACAGGATTGTTTCCTCGTGCTGCGTGGGTTGAAAACCCTGCATGTACGTATGCAAAGGCATTGTGAGAACGGGGCTGCGGTGGCACACTTCCTGCGCCAGCACTCCAAAGTAGCCAAGGTATACTGGTGCGGTTTTGAAGA is a genomic window of Chitinophaga sp. LS1 containing:
- a CDS encoding DUF2911 domain-containing protein codes for the protein MKQVFIATLITLFGCSAVFAQDKKLPPLDSSPMDMAYYPVMYPYVVRVKGEPGALVARVIYSRPQKKGRKIFGDLEPYGELYRLGANEATEVEFYRPVSIGGKLVPKGRYTMYAIPNETKWTIIINRDSDIWGAFKYSEAKDVVRIDVPVTKMDTPVEPFTMVFEKADYGANLIIAWDVVSVSLPVKFSNAAPVKK
- a CDS encoding cystathionine gamma-synthase; the protein is MKLGTKLIHAGVTPDPSTGAIMTPIFQTSTYVQSAPGQHKGYEYARTQNPTRDALQNALAAIENGKFGISFGSGLAATDAVMKLLNPGDEVIASNDLYGGTYRIFTKIFERYGIKFHFIGMQDAQNIRNYVNANTKLIWIETPTNPLLNIIDIAACAQIAGEHKILLAVDNTFASPYLQNPLDLGANIVVHSATKYLGGHSDVVHGAIIVKDEDLAKQLYFIQNSCGAVPGPQDCFLVLRGLKTLHVRMQRHCENGAAVAHFLRQHSKVAKVYWCGFEDHPNHAIAKKQMRGYGGMISFTLKDDSIEAATKVLSGTHLFSLAESLGGVESLIGHPASMTHASIPREERISNGLVDSLIRLSVGIEDADDLIADLSKAIG